Proteins from a single region of Granulicella tundricola MP5ACTX9:
- a CDS encoding IS3 family transposase (programmed frameshift), protein MGRGKKYQPEQVVNLLRQIEVAVANGKTTALACKEAGIVEQTYFRWRKEYGGLQVDQAKRLKGLEQENSKLKRLVANLSLDNLALKNFAFGKLLSPERRRIAADHAQQQHGMTERRACRLASQPRGTQRYRAIRREDEDALTQAIVRLASQYGRYGYRRITALLKRAGWRVGKDRVERIWRREGLKVPQKQKPRGRLWLNDGSCVRLRPERRNHVWSYDFVSARTHDGRSVRLLNLIDEHTRESLLVRAERRWSSSRVISALADVMVMKGVPEHLRSDNGPEVVAKDLRRWLAKTGAKTLYIAPGSPWENGYCESSNSKLRDEFLNGEIFYSMKELRVLAERWRVHSNTVRPHSSLSYRPPAPEAWFTPDGGYLNSEEAALNSSNGTNDRALQG, encoded by the exons ATGGGACGAGGGAAGAAGTACCAGCCTGAGCAGGTGGTAAATCTGTTGCGACAGATCGAAGTAGCCGTAGCGAACGGGAAGACGACGGCTCTGGCGTGTAAGGAAGCCGGGATCGTGGAGCAGACCTACTTCCGCTGGCGCAAGGAGTACGGCGGGTTGCAGGTGGACCAGGCGAAGCGACTGAAGGGGTTGGAGCAGGAGAACTCCAAGCTGAAGCGTTTGGTAGCGAACCTGAGCCTGGATAATCTTGCGTTGAAGAACTTCGCCT TCGGGAAACTTCTAAGCCCTGAGCGACGACGGATCGCAGCAGACCATGCACAGCAGCAGCATGGGATGACAGAGCGCAGGGCATGCCGGCTGGCCTCCCAGCCGCGCGGCACGCAGCGCTACCGTGCGATCCGGCGGGAAGACGAAGATGCGCTCACGCAGGCGATCGTTCGGCTTGCCAGCCAGTACGGTCGTTATGGCTATCGCCGGATCACGGCGCTGCTGAAGCGAGCAGGCTGGCGGGTGGGCAAGGATCGCGTGGAGCGTATCTGGCGTCGCGAGGGGCTGAAGGTCCCGCAGAAGCAGAAGCCACGAGGACGCCTGTGGCTCAACGATGGCTCGTGCGTGCGGCTCAGGCCGGAGCGGCGGAACCATGTATGGAGCTACGACTTCGTCAGTGCTCGGACGCATGATGGCCGCAGCGTACGGCTTCTCAACCTGATCGACGAACACACCAGAGAAAGCCTGCTGGTGCGTGCGGAACGCCGCTGGTCAAGCTCCAGGGTCATCTCTGCGCTGGCCGATGTGATGGTGATGAAGGGAGTGCCGGAACACCTTCGTTCGGACAATGGGCCGGAAGTCGTCGCGAAGGACCTACGAAGATGGCTGGCAAAGACAGGGGCAAAAACACTGTACATCGCGCCCGGTTCACCGTGGGAGAACGGCTACTGCGAAAGCTCTAACTCGAAACTCAGAGATGAGTTCCTCAACGGTGAGATCTTCTACTCGATGAAAGAACTGCGCGTGCTGGCCGAACGCTGGCGCGTCCACTCCAACACCGTCAGACCACACTCCTCGCTCAGCTACAGACCACCAGCACCGGAGGCATGGTTCACCCCCGACGGCGGCTACTTGAACTCAGAAGAAGCTGCGCTAAACTCATCCAACGGCACAAACGATCGGGCACTCCAGGGATAA